A part of Candidatus Krumholzibacteriia bacterium genomic DNA contains:
- a CDS encoding phospholipase D-like domain-containing protein — MSSGLRSLHRIFKKLRTLGVAATALVAGAGARDAAVAGPTALQLVATWPIEVDDPAPPALPAAHAVWVDMIDDATVRIDLAHFYASNREGSRLEPVIVALERAAARGVTVRWLAEDSFHATYPETLGRLDAVDGIEVRRLRTRELLGGPLHTKLMLVDGREAFVGSQNFDWRALEHIVELGVRIVEPKTVGLYEAVFDTDWRVAGGTGVATSNDAWDVDTSVFPRTVEHDGATVEIVPVLGGPRLLPDRTLWDLPHLLDAIDTSTERVRAQMLTYSPITRDGEFWPDLDNALRSAAARGVRVELLVSHWNTRPGQIEHLQSLQCVPGIEVRIATVPGWSGGFVPYGRVLHAKTLSVDGRFAWVGTSNWSHDYFHGGRHHGLVVEGASFAREVDAFFERVWNAPWSATVDPGRTYPEPRVGG, encoded by the coding sequence ATGAGCAGCGGCCTGCGCTCCCTTCATCGAATCTTCAAGAAACTCCGGACTCTCGGAGTGGCCGCCACCGCACTCGTCGCCGGCGCCGGAGCCCGCGACGCGGCCGTAGCGGGTCCGACGGCGCTGCAGCTCGTGGCCACCTGGCCGATCGAAGTCGATGATCCCGCACCCCCCGCGCTGCCGGCGGCGCACGCGGTGTGGGTGGACATGATCGACGACGCGACCGTGCGGATCGATCTGGCGCACTTCTACGCGAGCAACCGCGAGGGGTCACGGCTCGAGCCGGTGATCGTGGCGCTCGAGCGTGCGGCCGCGCGCGGGGTGACCGTGCGCTGGCTCGCCGAGGACTCCTTCCACGCGACCTATCCCGAGACCCTCGGTCGACTCGACGCCGTCGACGGCATCGAGGTCCGCCGTCTGCGCACCCGTGAGCTGCTCGGCGGTCCGCTGCACACCAAGCTCATGCTGGTCGACGGGCGCGAGGCCTTCGTCGGCAGCCAGAACTTCGACTGGCGCGCACTCGAACACATCGTCGAGCTCGGGGTTCGCATCGTCGAACCGAAGACGGTGGGCCTTTACGAAGCCGTGTTCGACACCGACTGGAGGGTCGCGGGCGGAACCGGTGTCGCGACGTCGAACGATGCATGGGACGTCGACACGTCGGTGTTCCCGCGCACCGTCGAACACGACGGTGCCACGGTCGAGATCGTGCCGGTGCTCGGGGGTCCCCGACTGCTGCCCGACCGCACGCTGTGGGATCTCCCGCACCTCCTCGACGCGATCGACACCTCCACCGAACGCGTGCGGGCGCAGATGCTCACCTACAGCCCGATCACGCGCGACGGCGAGTTCTGGCCGGATCTCGACAACGCGCTGCGCAGCGCGGCTGCCCGCGGAGTCCGGGTCGAGCTGCTCGTGTCGCACTGGAACACGCGACCGGGACAGATCGAGCACCTGCAGAGTCTGCAGTGTGTCCCGGGGATCGAGGTCCGCATCGCGACGGTCCCCGGCTGGTCCGGCGGATTCGTTCCCTACGGGCGCGTCCTGCACGCCAAGACCCTGAGCGTGGACGGACGGTTCGCCTGGGTCGGCACGAGCAACTGGAGCCACGACTACTTCCACGGCGGCCGCCACCACGGCCTGGTCGTCGAGGGAGCGAGCTTCGCCCGCGAGGTCGACGCCTTCTTCGAACGCGTGTGGAACGCGCCCTGGTCGGCGACCGTCGACCCCGGACGCACGTACCCGGAGCCGCGCGTCGGAGGATGA
- the rpiB gene encoding ribose 5-phosphate isomerase B, with amino-acid sequence MHVAVGCDHAGFPLKDLVLRCVTEAGHVIVDCGTHSTESVDYPDYAAAVAREVAEGRAERGIVLCGSGVGACVAANKVRGVRSSVCHDTYSAAQGVEHDDMNVLCLGARIIGPAVMPDLLRAFLAARFSGEDRHARRLGKVLDIEAGRWPDSVPAPPDGGSR; translated from the coding sequence ATGCACGTCGCCGTGGGTTGCGACCACGCGGGGTTTCCCCTCAAGGACCTGGTGCTGCGCTGCGTGACCGAAGCCGGTCACGTGATCGTCGACTGTGGCACCCATTCCACGGAATCCGTCGACTATCCCGACTACGCCGCCGCCGTCGCGCGCGAGGTCGCCGAGGGGCGGGCCGAGCGGGGGATCGTCCTGTGCGGCAGCGGGGTCGGGGCCTGTGTCGCCGCCAACAAGGTGCGGGGCGTGCGGTCCTCGGTCTGTCACGACACCTACTCGGCCGCTCAGGGTGTCGAACACGACGACATGAACGTCCTCTGCCTCGGCGCGCGGATCATCGGTCCGGCGGTGATGCCCGATCTGCTGCGAGCCTTCCTGGCCGCGCGGTTCAGTGGCGAGGACCGTCACGCCCGGCGGTTGGGGAAGGTACTGGACATCGAGGCCGGTCGATGGCCGGACTCCGTACCCGCACCGCCCGACGGAGGAAGCCGATGA